A genomic segment from Mus musculus strain C57BL/6J chromosome 13, GRCm38.p6 C57BL/6J encodes:
- the Mterf3 gene encoding transcription termination factor 3, mitochondrial isoform X2: MALLAQQLPRRFNSVKLTSFIKAKQVTKRSARAGKAVLPGFSAQPLLSSDTSFLRRGIKTYRTLFWNRFHSASTNRTKSSAESTLLPSVAEQQERILSLESELPLEEVDDLPPLSPLQSVSEEEAIQIAAYSPLPISSFTLADYVDHSKTLQKLVQLGVDLSKIEKHPDAANLLLRLDFEKHIKQILLFLKDLGLEDNQLGPFLTKNYAIFSEDLENLKTRVAYLQSKNFSKTDIARMVKNAPFLLSFSVERLDNRLGFFQKELELNVKKTRDLVVRLPRLLTGSLEPVKENMKVYHLELGFKHNEIQHMVIKIPKMLTANKRKLTEIFDYVHNVMNIPHHIIVKFPQTSWWPLHIVRELHQKQKKREEGNGTRTSD, encoded by the exons ATGGCTCTGTTAGCCCAACAGTTACCCAGACGGTTCAACTCAGTTAAGTTGACTAGCTTCATTAAAGCCAAACAAGTCACCAAacgctctgcaagagcaggaaaagCCGTGTTGCCCGGCTTCTCAGCTcagcctctgctctcctctgacaCGAGCTTTCTCCGGCGGGGAATTAAGACTTACAGGACTTTGTTCTGGAATCGTTTCCATTCTGCCAGCACAAATAGGACAAAGAGTTCTGCCGAAAGCACTCTGCTTCCTTCAGTGGCTGAACAGCAGGAGAGGATACTTAGTCTTGAATCAGAGCTGCCTCTTGAAG AAGTGGATGACCTGCCTCCATTGTCTCCGTTACAGTCAGTTTCAGAGGAGGAGGCTATTCAGATTGCTGCGTACTCTCCGCTGCCCATCTCCTCCTTCACACTTGCAGATTACGTAGACCATTCCAAGACTCTGCAGAAGCTAGTGCAGCTTG GAGTGGATTTGTCTAAGATAGAAAAACATCCAGATGCAGCCAACCTCCTTCTAAGGCTGGATTTTGAAAAGCACATTAAGCAAATACTGCTATTTCTTAAAGATTTGGGTTTAGAAGATAACCAGCTGGGACCATTTCTGACAAAAAATTATGCTATTTTCTCTGAAGACCTTGAAAACCTTAAGACCAG AGTAGCTTATCTACAGTCAAAAAATTTCAGTAAGACAGACATTGCACGGATGGTCAAAAATGCACCATTTCTGTTGAGCTTCTCCGTGGAAAGACTAGATAACAGACTGGGATTTTTTCAGAAAGaacttgaactgaatgtgaagaag ACTAGAGATCTGGTTGTTCGCCTTCCAAGGCTACTAACAGGAAGTCTGGAGCCTGTGAAGGAAAACATGAAG GTTTATCATCTTGAACTTGGTTTTAAACATAATGAAATTCAACATATGGTCATCAAGATTCCTAAGATGCTAActgcaaacaaaagaaaacttacAGAGATTTTTGATTATGTACACAATGTGATGAATATTCCCCACCACATCATCGTCAAGTTTCCACAG